A DNA window from Aureibaculum sp. 2308TA14-22 contains the following coding sequences:
- a CDS encoding homocysteine S-methyltransferase family protein, translated as MKDILQELQKRILVLDGAMGTMLQDYKFSEEDFRGERFKDFHLPLKGNNDLLSITQPQAIKDIHAKYFEAGADIIETNTFSSTTIAMADYELEDIVYELNYQSAKLAKEVADEFTKNEPNKPRFVAGSIGPTNRTASMSPDVNDPAFRAVTFDELSIAYKQQVEALIDGGVDLLLVETIFDTLNAKAALFAIEEVKEEKNIDIPVMVSGTITDASGRTLSGQTVEAFLISISHIPLLSVGFNCALGADQLKPYVQRLSRTKSFFTSAHPNAGLPNAFGEYDQTPEEMQDLIESYLKDNLINIIGGCCGTNPKHIRAIAEVAQKYEPRKLNVEIC; from the coding sequence ATGAAAGATATTCTACAAGAATTACAAAAACGGATTTTAGTGTTAGACGGTGCTATGGGTACTATGCTACAAGACTATAAATTTTCTGAAGAAGATTTTAGAGGCGAGCGTTTTAAAGATTTTCACCTACCATTAAAAGGAAATAACGATTTGTTATCTATCACGCAACCACAAGCTATAAAAGACATACATGCTAAGTATTTTGAGGCTGGAGCAGATATTATTGAGACCAATACGTTTTCTAGCACAACCATAGCCATGGCGGATTATGAACTTGAAGATATTGTTTATGAACTCAATTATCAATCTGCCAAATTAGCGAAAGAAGTTGCAGATGAATTTACAAAAAATGAACCCAATAAACCACGTTTTGTCGCAGGTTCAATTGGACCAACAAACCGAACAGCTAGTATGTCTCCAGATGTGAACGATCCAGCTTTTAGAGCCGTAACTTTCGATGAATTAAGCATTGCCTATAAACAACAAGTGGAAGCATTAATTGATGGTGGAGTAGATTTGTTATTGGTAGAAACTATTTTTGATACCTTAAATGCTAAGGCTGCTTTATTTGCCATTGAAGAGGTAAAAGAAGAAAAGAATATTGATATACCTGTAATGGTTTCAGGTACAATTACTGATGCCTCAGGTAGAACTTTATCGGGACAAACCGTTGAGGCTTTTTTAATTTCAATTTCTCATATTCCATTGTTAAGTGTTGGATTTAATTGTGCATTAGGAGCAGATCAATTAAAGCCCTATGTACAACGATTATCTAGAACTAAATCGTTTTTTACTTCGGCTCATCCTAATGCGGGTTTACCAAATGCTTTTGGAGAATATGATCAAACTCCTGAGGAAATGCAAGATTTGATAGAGAGTTATTTAAAAGATAATTTGATTAATATTATTGGAGGATGTTGTGGTACAAACCCTAAACATATTAGAGCAATAGCTGAAGTTGCTCAGAAATATGAGCCAAGAAAATTAAATGTTGAAATTTGTTAA
- a CDS encoding trans-sulfuration enzyme family protein, whose translation MKKKNFETEAIRTQIERSQFLEHSSPMYLTSSFVFEDAEDMRASFAEEKERNIYSRFTNPNASEFVDKICKMEGAENGVAFASGMSAVFSTFAALLNSGDHIVSARSVFGSTHTLFTKFLPKWNITTSYFKVDEVDKIESLITPNTKILYAESPTNPAVDILDLELLGKTAKKHNLLLVIDNCFATPYLQKPIEFGADLVIHSATKLIDGQGRVLGGITVGKADLIREIYLFSRNTGSALSPFNAWVLSKSLETLAVRVEKHCENAFKIAAFLEKHSQINWVKYPFLKSHPQHKIAKKQMKAGGNIVAFEIEGGINAGKNFLNAIKLCSLSANLGDTRTIITHPASTTHSKLSEEDRLETGITDGLVRISVGLEHVNDIIEDLEQALN comes from the coding sequence ATGAAAAAGAAAAATTTTGAAACGGAAGCGATAAGAACTCAAATTGAACGTTCACAATTTTTAGAACATTCTAGCCCAATGTATTTAACTTCTAGTTTTGTTTTTGAAGATGCTGAAGATATGAGAGCTTCTTTTGCTGAAGAAAAAGAACGAAATATTTATAGCCGTTTTACCAATCCAAATGCTTCTGAATTTGTAGATAAAATTTGTAAAATGGAAGGGGCGGAAAATGGAGTTGCTTTTGCTTCGGGCATGTCAGCCGTATTTTCAACGTTTGCGGCATTGTTAAATAGTGGTGACCATATTGTTTCTGCACGTTCAGTTTTTGGTTCTACACATACGTTGTTTACTAAGTTTTTACCAAAATGGAATATCACTACAAGTTACTTTAAAGTAGATGAAGTTGATAAAATTGAAAGTCTAATCACGCCGAATACAAAAATTCTGTATGCGGAGAGCCCAACCAATCCCGCAGTTGATATTTTAGATTTAGAACTGCTCGGTAAAACCGCTAAAAAACACAATTTGTTGTTGGTAATTGACAACTGTTTTGCCACTCCTTATTTACAAAAACCAATTGAGTTCGGAGCAGATTTAGTTATCCATTCCGCCACTAAGTTAATTGACGGTCAAGGTAGAGTGTTAGGTGGTATAACAGTTGGTAAAGCAGATTTAATTAGAGAAATCTATTTGTTTTCTAGAAATACGGGCTCGGCGTTATCACCTTTTAATGCCTGGGTATTATCTAAAAGTTTAGAAACATTAGCAGTCAGAGTCGAGAAGCATTGTGAAAATGCATTTAAAATTGCTGCATTTTTGGAGAAACACTCACAAATAAACTGGGTAAAATATCCTTTTTTAAAATCGCATCCACAACATAAAATCGCCAAAAAACAAATGAAAGCGGGGGGGAATATTGTGGCTTTTGAAATTGAAGGTGGAATTAATGCGGGCAAAAATTTTCTAAATGCCATAAAATTATGTTCTTTGTCAGCCAATTTAGGGGATACCCGAACCATTATTACCCATCCTGCCTCAACTACGCACAGTAAATTGAGTGAAGAAGACCGCTTGGAAACTGGAATTACGGATGGCCTGGTACGGATTTCGGTAGGATTGGAACATGTAAATGATATTATTGAAGATTTAGAACAGGCGTTAAATTAA
- the thrA gene encoding bifunctional aspartate kinase/homoserine dehydrogenase I — MTKLQFIQIADFNLESGKTASIRLSYQLFGKPLHSAPIVLVNHALTGNSNVAGKNGWWTDLIGDDKVIDTQKYTVLAFNIPGNGYDGFVIENYKDFVARDVARIFLLGLEELKVNQLFAIIGGSLGGGIAWEMAVLSPKITKHLIPVASDWKSTDWLIANCQIQEQFLLNSSNPVHDARMHAMLCYRTPESFKERFHRSKNEELDVFNVESWLLHHGKKLQERFQLSAYKLMNQLLKTIDASKDNTDKILDTIEANIHLIGVDSDLFFTAEENRETQLKLALTHPNVTYNEINSVHGHDAFLIEFDQLEKIIEGVFKPSSENKRMKILKFGGKSLANGEGINKVVSIIENKINHGDKIAVVVSARGNATNELEKILEQAVKNEPYQEALSAFKKYQSDIYDTIDFSDEFDTLDKLFNGVQLLGDYSHKIKDQVLAQGELLSVKLLANVLKEQGINTNITDARTLIKTDENFGNAQPVSKLSKENVIAHFKKYNGSTVNIVTGFIGSNEKNETTTLGRNGSNFTASLLANYLDAEELQNYTHVDGIYTANPDLVADARKIKELSYSEANELANFGATILHAKTIIPLIEKNINLRILNTFNPDDEGTLITARSSSDGIKSLSILENTALINFEGRGLLGKVGVDARIFRALGNQNISVSIISQGSSERGIGLIVDADKATEAVVALEREFENDFYAQDVNKISVIDQVSVISLIGIDLSSFHKPFNSLIKNQVVPLLFNNTVSGKNVSIVVKKDQLHKAVNVIHSEIFGISKKINIAIFGHGWVGGTLINQIINSKDDIEKRKGIKLNIFAVANSKKVLFNRNGVSENWKTTIVDNGKSYEVDDVIDYAKQHHLENLIAIDNTASKDFVSNYIKLAENGFDLVSSNKIANTIGLDFYDELREVLVKNQKNYLYETNVGAGLPLIDTIQLLHLSGENITRIKGVFSGSLSYLFNNFSAKEKPFSTILIEAIDSGFTEPDAREDLCGNDVARKLLILARELDLKNELEDVEIQNLIPENLRTVSSDEFLNRISDLDEVYIKVKQDQKPNYVLRYVGDLHGDLSKDDGAILEVKLESVAENSPLGQVKGSDSIFEIYTESYGEQPIVIQGAGAGAAVTARGVFGDILRLTEKMQS; from the coding sequence ATGACTAAACTTCAGTTTATTCAAATAGCGGATTTTAATTTAGAAAGCGGTAAGACGGCTTCAATACGGCTGTCTTACCAACTTTTTGGGAAACCATTGCATTCGGCACCAATAGTTTTGGTTAACCATGCACTAACTGGTAATAGTAATGTTGCTGGAAAGAATGGCTGGTGGACAGATTTAATAGGTGATGATAAAGTTATTGACACTCAAAAATATACGGTTTTAGCCTTTAATATTCCTGGCAATGGATATGATGGATTTGTCATTGAAAATTATAAAGATTTTGTAGCGAGAGATGTTGCCCGAATTTTTTTATTGGGATTAGAAGAACTAAAAGTAAATCAGCTTTTTGCCATTATTGGAGGATCGTTGGGCGGAGGAATTGCTTGGGAAATGGCAGTGTTGTCTCCAAAAATTACCAAACATTTAATTCCTGTTGCTTCAGATTGGAAATCGACAGATTGGTTAATTGCCAATTGCCAAATTCAGGAACAGTTTCTGTTAAATTCGAGTAATCCAGTACACGATGCAAGGATGCACGCAATGCTTTGTTACCGAACTCCAGAATCTTTTAAAGAACGCTTCCACCGTTCAAAAAATGAAGAATTAGATGTTTTTAATGTAGAAAGCTGGTTGTTACATCATGGTAAAAAGTTGCAAGAACGCTTTCAATTATCGGCTTATAAATTAATGAATCAGTTGTTGAAAACTATTGATGCATCCAAGGATAATACCGATAAAATTTTGGATACTATCGAGGCGAATATCCATTTAATAGGTGTGGATTCGGATTTGTTTTTTACTGCTGAAGAAAACAGGGAAACACAATTAAAACTAGCGTTAACGCACCCTAATGTTACGTATAATGAAATTAATTCCGTACATGGGCACGATGCTTTTTTAATAGAATTTGATCAATTAGAAAAAATTATTGAAGGTGTTTTTAAACCTTCATCAGAAAACAAAAGAATGAAAATATTAAAATTTGGAGGTAAATCTTTGGCTAATGGAGAAGGAATCAACAAAGTGGTTTCCATTATTGAAAACAAGATAAACCACGGCGATAAAATTGCGGTAGTTGTTTCTGCTCGCGGTAATGCTACCAATGAGCTTGAAAAAATACTTGAACAAGCGGTTAAAAACGAACCTTATCAGGAAGCCTTGTCGGCTTTTAAAAAATATCAAAGTGATATTTATGATACAATTGATTTTTCTGATGAGTTTGATACATTGGACAAACTTTTTAATGGTGTTCAATTATTGGGAGACTACAGCCATAAAATTAAAGACCAAGTATTGGCACAGGGAGAGTTATTGTCGGTAAAATTACTAGCAAATGTATTGAAAGAACAAGGTATTAATACAAATATTACTGATGCTAGAACTTTAATTAAAACAGATGAAAACTTTGGTAATGCTCAACCTGTAAGCAAATTGTCGAAAGAAAATGTAATTGCTCATTTCAAGAAGTATAATGGCTCTACCGTAAATATTGTTACTGGATTTATTGGTTCTAACGAGAAAAATGAAACAACTACTTTAGGTAGAAACGGAAGTAACTTCACAGCTTCTTTATTAGCTAACTATTTAGATGCAGAAGAGTTGCAAAATTACACACATGTTGATGGTATTTATACTGCCAATCCTGATTTGGTAGCTGATGCCAGAAAAATAAAAGAACTTTCATATAGTGAAGCCAATGAATTAGCAAATTTTGGAGCGACAATTTTGCACGCCAAGACCATAATTCCACTAATTGAAAAGAATATAAACCTTAGGATTTTAAACACTTTTAATCCTGATGATGAAGGAACATTAATAACGGCCAGGTCTAGTTCTGATGGAATAAAGTCATTGTCAATCCTAGAAAATACCGCTTTAATCAATTTTGAAGGTCGTGGCTTACTAGGTAAAGTAGGTGTTGATGCTCGAATTTTTAGAGCATTGGGTAATCAAAATATTAGTGTGAGCATAATCTCTCAAGGTTCTTCGGAGCGAGGTATTGGTTTAATTGTAGATGCTGATAAAGCTACGGAAGCTGTAGTTGCTTTAGAAAGAGAGTTTGAAAATGATTTTTACGCACAGGATGTGAATAAAATTAGTGTAATTGATCAGGTTTCGGTTATTTCGTTAATTGGAATTGATTTGAGTTCTTTTCATAAACCATTTAATTCACTGATTAAAAACCAAGTAGTTCCGTTATTGTTTAATAATACCGTTTCTGGTAAAAATGTAAGTATAGTTGTTAAAAAAGACCAACTACATAAAGCGGTTAATGTAATTCATAGCGAGATATTTGGAATTTCTAAAAAAATAAATATTGCCATTTTTGGACATGGATGGGTTGGTGGTACACTAATTAATCAAATTATTAATTCTAAAGATGATATAGAAAAACGAAAAGGAATAAAACTCAATATTTTTGCTGTTGCCAACTCTAAAAAAGTACTTTTTAATAGAAATGGTGTCTCAGAAAATTGGAAAACAACTATTGTAGATAATGGAAAATCCTACGAAGTTGATGATGTAATTGATTATGCAAAACAACATCATTTAGAGAATTTAATTGCCATTGATAATACAGCCAGTAAAGATTTTGTTTCCAATTATATAAAATTAGCAGAGAATGGGTTTGATTTGGTATCTTCGAATAAGATTGCCAATACTATCGGATTAGATTTTTACGATGAATTAAGAGAAGTATTAGTGAAAAACCAGAAAAATTACCTTTATGAAACGAATGTTGGTGCTGGTTTACCATTAATTGACACGATACAATTATTACATTTATCTGGCGAAAATATTACAAGAATTAAAGGAGTGTTTTCGGGCTCGTTAAGTTATTTGTTCAATAATTTTTCTGCTAAGGAAAAGCCGTTTAGTACAATTTTAATAGAAGCAATTGATAGCGGATTTACCGAACCAGATGCCCGAGAAGATTTATGCGGTAATGATGTAGCCAGAAAGTTGTTGATTTTAGCTCGCGAATTAGATTTAAAAAACGAATTGGAAGATGTGGAAATTCAAAACCTAATTCCCGAAAATTTAAGAACGGTTTCTTCTGATGAGTTTTTAAATAGAATTTCAGATTTGGATGAAGTTTATATTAAGGTTAAGCAAGATCAAAAGCCAAATTATGTCCTGCGATATGTTGGCGATCTGCACGGTGATCTATCCAAAGATGATGGTGCAATTTTAGAAGTAAAATTAGAATCAGTAGCTGAAAACAGTCCGTTGGGGCAAGTAAAAGGTAGCGATTCGATTTTTGAGATTTACACAGAGTCTTATGGTGAACAACCAATAGTAATCCAAGGAGCAGGAGCAGGAGCTGCTGTAACCGCAAGAGGTGTTTTTGGTGATATTTTGAGGTTGACAGAAAAAATGCAATCCTAA
- a CDS encoding OsmC family protein, whose amino-acid sequence MSDLIFSVQGESNSPAQFVANTRNFKLIIDEPEELGGTNEDANPVEYILAGLAGCLNVVGHIVAKELGFTIKKLKIEVNGAINPNRLFGTSSEERAGFKNINLNLIPETDADIEILSQWLKIVEDRCPVKDNLTNETPIKISVTKNYIPHE is encoded by the coding sequence ATGAGCGATTTAATATTTAGTGTGCAGGGTGAAAGTAATTCTCCCGCACAATTTGTAGCAAATACAAGAAATTTTAAGCTAATTATAGATGAGCCGGAAGAATTAGGCGGCACAAATGAAGATGCTAATCCTGTAGAATATATTTTGGCAGGTTTGGCAGGTTGCTTAAATGTTGTAGGGCATATTGTAGCTAAAGAATTAGGCTTTACAATTAAAAAGTTAAAAATTGAAGTTAATGGAGCTATAAATCCGAATAGGCTTTTTGGGACTTCTTCTGAGGAGCGTGCAGGTTTTAAGAATATAAATCTAAATTTAATTCCAGAAACTGATGCAGATATTGAAATCTTATCACAGTGGTTAAAAATTGTTGAAGATAGATGCCCTGTGAAAGACAATTTAACAAATGAAACACCAATAAAAATAAGTGTTACAAAAAATTATATTCCACATGAATAA
- a CDS encoding O-acetylhomoserine aminocarboxypropyltransferase/cysteine synthase family protein encodes MSTQKLATNALHAGHDVKQTLGTRAVPIYQTTSYVFNDAEHAANLFSLKELGFIYTRLNNPTNQILQDRLAAIEGGIGAVVFASGTAAIATGLLTLLKAGDHIVASSSLYGGTYNLLSVTLPRLGITTTFVDASNPDNFAEAVQENTRAFFVESLGNPKLDVLDLEGISKHSKAARIPFIVDNTVATPALLNPIEHGANIVIHSLTKYIGGQGNSLGGVIVDAGTFDWSSGKFPEFTEPSAGYHGLVYHEALGAASYTFKLILEGLRDFGGALSPTNAFNIIQGLETLDVRIKKHSENALELAKWLEAQDEVAWVNYPGLESSKYKSLADKYLPKGQSGIVTFGAKGGYETAKKIADETQLFSLLANIGDTKSLIIHPASTTHQQLDEQQQAAAGVSQDLIRLSVGLEDIDDLKSDLKEAFAKIDKSVLA; translated from the coding sequence ATGAGTACACAAAAATTAGCAACCAATGCGTTGCACGCAGGGCACGATGTAAAACAAACATTAGGAACAAGAGCCGTTCCAATTTATCAAACAACTTCGTATGTTTTTAATGATGCAGAACATGCTGCCAATCTTTTTTCATTAAAAGAATTAGGATTTATTTACACAAGGCTTAATAACCCTACAAATCAAATTTTACAAGACCGTTTAGCAGCTATAGAAGGCGGTATTGGAGCAGTAGTTTTTGCTTCGGGTACGGCTGCAATTGCAACAGGATTATTAACATTGTTAAAGGCTGGAGACCATATTGTAGCTTCTAGCAGCTTGTATGGAGGTACGTACAATTTATTAAGCGTTACCTTGCCGAGATTGGGCATTACCACAACGTTTGTAGATGCTTCAAATCCAGATAACTTTGCTGAAGCTGTTCAAGAAAATACAAGAGCATTTTTTGTTGAATCTTTAGGAAATCCGAAATTAGATGTATTGGACTTGGAAGGTATTTCAAAGCATTCAAAAGCAGCGAGAATACCATTTATAGTTGATAATACAGTTGCTACACCAGCTTTGTTAAATCCGATTGAACATGGAGCAAATATTGTTATCCATTCGTTAACCAAATATATTGGCGGACAAGGCAATTCTTTGGGAGGTGTAATTGTAGATGCTGGAACTTTTGATTGGTCTAGCGGAAAATTCCCTGAATTCACTGAGCCTTCAGCCGGATATCATGGCTTGGTATATCACGAAGCACTAGGAGCAGCTTCTTACACCTTTAAGTTGATTTTAGAAGGTCTACGTGATTTTGGAGGGGCATTAAGTCCAACAAATGCTTTTAATATTATTCAAGGATTAGAAACCTTAGACGTCAGAATAAAAAAGCATAGTGAAAATGCATTAGAACTAGCAAAATGGCTGGAAGCACAAGATGAAGTGGCTTGGGTAAACTACCCAGGATTAGAAAGTAGTAAATACAAGTCTTTGGCAGATAAATACTTGCCAAAAGGGCAAAGTGGAATTGTTACTTTTGGAGCCAAAGGTGGTTATGAAACGGCTAAGAAGATAGCAGATGAAACACAGTTGTTTTCGTTGTTGGCAAACATAGGAGACACAAAGTCACTAATTATTCATCCAGCGAGTACAACACATCAACAATTAGATGAGCAACAGCAAGCTGCTGCGGGGGTTTCTCAAGATTTAATCAGATTATCAGTTGGCTTAGAAGATATAGATGATTTAAAGTCTGATTTAAAAGAAGCATTTGCCAAAATAGATAAAAGTGTTTTAGCTTAA
- the metK gene encoding methionine adenosyltransferase, translating into MAYLFTSESVSEGHPDKVADQISDALLDNFLAFDPESKVACETLVTTGQVVLAGEVKSETYLDVQEIARKVINKIGYTKGEYQFSGDSCGVISLIHEQSQDINRGVDRATKEEQGAGDQGMMFGYATNETENYMPLALDISHKILQVLAELRRENKEITYLRPDAKSQVTIEYSDDNKPQRIDAIVVSTQHDEFDANDEKMLAKIKSDIISILIPRVKKLFPAKVQALFNDDISYHINPTGKFVIGGPHGDTGLTGRKIIVDTYGGKGAHGGGAFSGKDPSKVDRSAAYASRHIAKNLVAAGIANEVEVQVSYAIGVVEPTSIYINTYGTSNVDFTDGEIAKKAAEIFDMRPAAIEERLKLRNPIYLETAAYGHMGKEPQTITKIFESPYSGKVEKEVELFTWEKLDFVDKVKIAFNL; encoded by the coding sequence ATGGCATATTTATTTACATCAGAAAGTGTTTCAGAAGGACATCCTGATAAAGTTGCAGATCAGATTAGTGATGCATTGTTGGACAATTTTTTGGCCTTTGACCCTGAGTCAAAAGTGGCTTGTGAGACCTTAGTGACTACTGGACAAGTAGTGTTAGCAGGTGAGGTTAAGAGTGAAACTTATTTAGACGTTCAGGAAATTGCAAGGAAGGTTATCAATAAAATTGGCTATACCAAAGGGGAATATCAATTTTCGGGTGATTCTTGTGGCGTTATTTCATTGATTCACGAACAATCTCAAGATATTAATCGTGGTGTAGACAGAGCGACCAAAGAAGAGCAAGGTGCTGGTGACCAAGGAATGATGTTTGGTTATGCTACTAACGAAACTGAAAACTATATGCCTTTGGCTCTTGATATTTCTCACAAAATATTACAGGTACTGGCAGAATTACGAAGAGAAAATAAAGAAATTACGTATTTACGCCCTGACGCTAAAAGTCAGGTTACCATTGAATATAGTGATGACAACAAACCACAACGCATTGATGCTATTGTGGTTTCTACACAACATGACGAATTTGATGCTAATGACGAAAAAATGTTAGCAAAAATTAAGAGTGATATCATTTCTATTTTAATTCCTAGAGTAAAAAAATTATTCCCGGCTAAAGTACAAGCCTTGTTTAATGACGACATTTCTTATCATATCAATCCTACAGGTAAATTTGTAATTGGTGGCCCACATGGTGATACAGGTTTAACAGGAAGAAAAATTATTGTAGACACCTACGGTGGAAAAGGAGCTCATGGTGGTGGTGCATTTTCAGGTAAAGACCCAAGTAAAGTAGATAGAAGTGCAGCCTATGCCTCTAGACATATTGCTAAAAATTTAGTGGCTGCTGGAATTGCCAATGAAGTAGAAGTGCAAGTAAGTTATGCTATTGGTGTGGTTGAACCGACATCCATTTATATAAACACTTATGGAACTTCAAACGTAGATTTCACAGATGGTGAAATTGCCAAAAAAGCAGCTGAAATTTTTGATATGCGACCTGCGGCTATTGAAGAACGTTTAAAGTTACGTAACCCTATTTATTTAGAAACGGCTGCTTACGGACATATGGGTAAAGAACCTCAAACCATTACCAAAATTTTTGAAAGCCCTTATTCTGGTAAGGTAGAAAAAGAAGTAGAGTTATTTACTTGGGAAAAATTGGATTTCGTAGATAAAGTGAAGATTGCTTTTAATTTATAG
- a CDS encoding glycoside hydrolase family 88 protein, whose translation MNITKLLLIGGVFGLISCQNSKKNKQPKTETKVAIDITTINLDEAIKNCESQLEIAAPKLTDLTKHPRLIETDQTEWKEIPNGRLVWTSGFYPGILWYMYDLTKDEKWKQEAIKRTEVFNDFKTITEHHDIGFMMFPGYGNGYALGGKKEYKDILLTSAASLASRYNPKVGTIKSWSNKMHPRWQQHITIIDNMLNLELLFWAAKNGGDSTFKDIAIKHAETTMENHFRNDYTSWHVLEYDSISGKILNRHTKQGYSDDSRWSRGQAWGIYGYTMVYRETGDKKFLDFAQKLTDAYLNFLPEDYIPHWDFDVPNLENEERDASAAAIVASALLELSTFTEDKNNKEKYYNAALKMLSSLSSDKYSAVGKADSFLLHSTGAKSLGKEIDVALIYADYYYIEALNRLNKMSR comes from the coding sequence ATGAATATTACAAAATTACTCCTAATAGGTGGTGTTTTCGGCCTAATCTCTTGTCAAAATTCTAAGAAAAACAAACAACCCAAAACCGAAACGAAAGTTGCAATTGACATAACAACCATCAATTTAGATGAGGCTATTAAGAACTGTGAGTCGCAACTGGAAATAGCAGCACCGAAACTTACCGATTTAACAAAACATCCAAGACTAATTGAAACGGATCAAACTGAATGGAAAGAGATACCCAATGGGAGACTAGTTTGGACCTCTGGTTTTTATCCAGGTATACTTTGGTACATGTACGATTTGACTAAAGATGAAAAATGGAAACAGGAAGCCATAAAAAGAACCGAAGTCTTTAATGATTTTAAGACCATTACCGAACACCATGATATTGGTTTTATGATGTTTCCTGGCTATGGAAATGGCTATGCATTAGGTGGAAAAAAGGAATATAAAGATATCTTATTAACTTCCGCCGCTTCTTTAGCATCGCGGTATAATCCGAAAGTAGGAACCATAAAATCATGGTCCAATAAGATGCATCCCAGATGGCAACAACATATTACTATAATAGATAACATGTTGAATTTAGAGCTTTTGTTTTGGGCGGCCAAGAATGGAGGTGATTCCACATTTAAAGATATTGCTATAAAACATGCCGAAACTACAATGGAAAATCATTTTAGAAATGATTATACTTCATGGCACGTATTGGAATATGATTCCATTTCAGGAAAAATATTGAATAGGCACACCAAACAAGGTTATTCAGACGATAGTCGATGGTCGCGGGGGCAAGCATGGGGAATTTATGGGTATACGATGGTATACAGGGAAACGGGAGATAAAAAATTCTTAGATTTTGCTCAAAAACTGACGGATGCATATCTTAACTTCTTACCAGAAGATTATATCCCTCATTGGGATTTTGATGTGCCAAATCTCGAAAATGAAGAAAGAGACGCTTCAGCTGCTGCAATTGTCGCCTCTGCCTTGTTAGAGCTGAGTACCTTTACTGAGGACAAAAACAATAAAGAAAAATATTATAATGCAGCATTAAAAATGTTAAGTTCTTTAAGTTCTGATAAGTACTCAGCAGTTGGCAAAGCTGATTCATTCCTTTTACATTCTACTGGGGCAAAATCGTTAGGTAAGGAAATCGATGTAGCCTTAATTTACGCTGATTACTATTATATAGAGGCATTAAATAGATTGAATAAAATGAGCCGTTAA
- a CDS encoding ABC transporter ATP-binding protein: MLKTVAITFSYTRESSFNFPDIELSNSQSLLILGKSGIGKTTLLHLLAGILSPDNGNIFINDTDITSIGSKKLDTFRGKHIGIVFQNTIAISSLTVYENLKARLYFSGISKQKEAIDNILEQLDLVSVKNQKPNTLSTGQLQRLGIALGVIHKPDIILADEPTSSLDDENCELVIDLLKSQAKKSNANLIIITHDQRIKNSFTNTIVL, translated from the coding sequence ATGCTTAAAACAGTAGCTATAACTTTTTCTTATACCAGAGAATCTTCTTTTAATTTTCCTGATATTGAGCTATCTAATAGTCAATCATTGTTAATTCTTGGAAAATCGGGTATTGGTAAAACCACGCTTTTACATTTATTGGCAGGGATTTTAAGTCCGGATAATGGAAATATTTTCATCAACGATACCGATATTACCAGTATTGGCAGTAAAAAATTAGATACTTTTAGAGGAAAGCATATTGGTATTGTTTTTCAAAATACCATTGCGATTTCTTCATTGACCGTTTATGAAAACTTAAAAGCTAGATTGTATTTTAGCGGTATTTCAAAGCAAAAAGAAGCGATTGATAACATTTTGGAACAATTGGATTTAGTTTCCGTAAAAAATCAAAAACCCAATACCTTAAGTACAGGTCAATTGCAACGTTTAGGGATTGCTTTAGGTGTTATTCATAAACCAGATATTATTCTTGCAGATGAACCTACTTCAAGTTTAGATGATGAAAACTGTGAATTAGTAATTGATTTATTGAAAAGTCAGGCAAAAAAGTCGAATGCGAATTTGATTATCATCACTCATGATCAACGTATAAAAAATTCATTTACTAACACTATTGTTTTATGA